One Rhododendron vialii isolate Sample 1 chromosome 2a, ASM3025357v1 genomic region harbors:
- the LOC131315962 gene encoding la-related protein 6A isoform X2, whose product MEQDGVDAAAPTTTTSAVLVAIPPHDPDYSPLGSPEIIDSHLEEVLVVEEEEDHHHSQIASALTDDLRDKIIKQVEYYFSDENLPTDKFLMNYVTQNVQGFVPIAVVASFKKMKKLTQDRSLIVAALKESSFLVVSSNRKKVKRLLPLPVSDVTDAQLCTVLVENLPEDQSTENIQRIFGEAGNIKNICIHDPHAAREPQKRTKAEKLLSGKLHALVEYETVDAAEKAVAMLNNEQDWRYGMRVKLLKRAKHGQKKKGWREVDFEKNSNVHASDPAGGEENHNLSDHLDERHNEEDGDHLLKEKNDYKAQNRRWGRGQRYRGINGQGHGTVLSSHGSEASKPPPGPRMPDGTRGFSFGRGRTPASNQD is encoded by the exons ATGGAACAAGACGGAGTTGACGCCGCCGCCCCCACTACTACCACCTCCGCCGTCTTGGTCGCCATACCGCCGCACGATCCTGACTACTCACCCTTGGGGTCGCCTGAGATCATCGACTCGCACTTGGAAGAAGTATTAGTCgtagaagaggaagaagaccaCCACCATTCTCAGATCGCTTCTGCTCTCACTGATGATCTCCGTGACAAGATCATTAAGCAG GTTGAGTATTACTTCAGCGATGAAAACCTTCCAACTGACAAGTTTCTGATGAATTATGTGACCCAAAATGTCCAAGGGTTTG TTCCCATTGCCGTCGTTGCTTcttttaagaaaatgaaaaagctcACACAGGACAGGTCATTAATAGTGGCGGCACTCAAGGAATCTTCTTTTCTT GTTGTAAGTTCGAATCGCAAGAAAGTAAAACGACTTCTTCCCCTTCCAGTCAGTGATGTCACGGATGCCCAG CTGTGCACTGTTTTGGTGGAAAATCTACCAGAGGATCAGTCTACAgaaaatattcaaagaataTTTGGCGAAGCTGGAAA cATAAAGAATATCTGCATCCATGATCCACATGCTGCTAGAGAGCCGCAAAAACGCACAAAAGCGGAGAAGCTGCTGAGTGGTAAG TTACATGCTCTTGTGGAGTATGAGACTGTGGATGCTGCTGAGAAAGCG GTGGCTATGTTAAACAATGAACAAGATTGGAGATATGGCATGCGGGTTAAGCTTCTCAAGCGG gcgAAACATGGgcagaaaaagaaagggtgGAGAGAAGTAGATTTTGAGAAGAATAGCAATGTTCATGCATCTGATCCAGCTGGTGGTGAAGAGAACCACAATTTAAGTGACCATCTTGATGAGAGACACAATGAAGAG GATGGGGACCATTTACTTAAGGAGAAAAACGATTACAAGGCTCAAAATCGAAGATGGGGAAGGGGTCAGAGATATCGTGGCATTAATGGGCAGG GCCATGGAACAGTTTTATCTAGTCATGGGAGTGAAGCCTCAAAGCCCCCTCCTGGCCCCAGAATGCCCGATGGAACGAGAGGGTTTTCTTTTGGACGTGGTCGGACTCCAGCTTCAAACCAAGATTAG
- the LOC131315962 gene encoding la-related protein 6A isoform X1 has translation MEQDGVDAAAPTTTTSAVLVAIPPHDPDYSPLGSPEIIDSHLEEVLVVEEEEDHHHSQIASALTDDLRDKIIKQVEYYFSDENLPTDKFLMNYVTQNVQGFVPIAVVASFKKMKKLTQDRSLIVAALKESSFLVVSSNRKKVKRLLPLPVSDVTDAQLCTVLVENLPEDQSTENIQRIFGEAGNIKNICIHDPHAAREPQKRTKAEKLLSGKLHALVEYETVDAAEKAVAMLNNEQDWRYGMRVKLLKRAAKHGQKKKGWREVDFEKNSNVHASDPAGGEENHNLSDHLDERHNEEDGDHLLKEKNDYKAQNRRWGRGQRYRGINGQGHGTVLSSHGSEASKPPPGPRMPDGTRGFSFGRGRTPASNQD, from the exons ATGGAACAAGACGGAGTTGACGCCGCCGCCCCCACTACTACCACCTCCGCCGTCTTGGTCGCCATACCGCCGCACGATCCTGACTACTCACCCTTGGGGTCGCCTGAGATCATCGACTCGCACTTGGAAGAAGTATTAGTCgtagaagaggaagaagaccaCCACCATTCTCAGATCGCTTCTGCTCTCACTGATGATCTCCGTGACAAGATCATTAAGCAG GTTGAGTATTACTTCAGCGATGAAAACCTTCCAACTGACAAGTTTCTGATGAATTATGTGACCCAAAATGTCCAAGGGTTTG TTCCCATTGCCGTCGTTGCTTcttttaagaaaatgaaaaagctcACACAGGACAGGTCATTAATAGTGGCGGCACTCAAGGAATCTTCTTTTCTT GTTGTAAGTTCGAATCGCAAGAAAGTAAAACGACTTCTTCCCCTTCCAGTCAGTGATGTCACGGATGCCCAG CTGTGCACTGTTTTGGTGGAAAATCTACCAGAGGATCAGTCTACAgaaaatattcaaagaataTTTGGCGAAGCTGGAAA cATAAAGAATATCTGCATCCATGATCCACATGCTGCTAGAGAGCCGCAAAAACGCACAAAAGCGGAGAAGCTGCTGAGTGGTAAG TTACATGCTCTTGTGGAGTATGAGACTGTGGATGCTGCTGAGAAAGCG GTGGCTATGTTAAACAATGAACAAGATTGGAGATATGGCATGCGGGTTAAGCTTCTCAAGCGGGCG gcgAAACATGGgcagaaaaagaaagggtgGAGAGAAGTAGATTTTGAGAAGAATAGCAATGTTCATGCATCTGATCCAGCTGGTGGTGAAGAGAACCACAATTTAAGTGACCATCTTGATGAGAGACACAATGAAGAG GATGGGGACCATTTACTTAAGGAGAAAAACGATTACAAGGCTCAAAATCGAAGATGGGGAAGGGGTCAGAGATATCGTGGCATTAATGGGCAGG GCCATGGAACAGTTTTATCTAGTCATGGGAGTGAAGCCTCAAAGCCCCCTCCTGGCCCCAGAATGCCCGATGGAACGAGAGGGTTTTCTTTTGGACGTGGTCGGACTCCAGCTTCAAACCAAGATTAG